A portion of the Pseudomonas sp. PSE14 genome contains these proteins:
- a CDS encoding FUSC family protein, whose product MSSLSVRLPKAAALRFALSDWAHTDGVTWMFILKTLITAFTALWLAYRLELPQPNTVLVSAFIVLQPQSGQVLAKSFYRILGTLAGLTVMVTFIALFAQERVLFLLCVAIWVGLCTAGAARYRDFRAYACLLAGYTAVMIGIPATLHPEGAFMQALWRVLEITLGILCTGVVSAIVLPQTSTAALRNALNTRFGDFAGLASAGLNGTLERERFEQASARIAAEVVGLESLRNVTAFEDPHMRLRSGRLARLNSEFMQLTTRFHALQRLLDRLRERQASNVLEVLMPCLIDVSDLLASWHGRPLSEADAERLNVQLELCKHHLMPRIREARTTLGHTCPREADQLDFETAAELLYRFADDMHNYAQTHASLAAHKHEREQWKERFTPKANALAAAVAGFRCALLVIVGGVFWIETSWLSGATFALTSVLIAALSSASPNPKRLSLQLTLGTLLGATLGFIITFRVLPHIDGFPLLCFVLAPVFALGAFLISRPKWSGYGVGLLVWFCIASLPANVARYDAYTFINEYLAMLLSMGMAVVAAIVILPPNRPWLWERLEAELRLRVVRVISDPLKGLSSGFESGTRDLLNQAYGLSTGRPDVQRRLLRWTFQVQEIGLSIIELRREQEALPKEPWYAERMPWRRAIRALGRALIRLFIQPSESNRQRALAAVEHAIHATRSTDDRRPPHFDSSPLRRVCSYLHFIRTSLLDPQSPLRD is encoded by the coding sequence ATGAGCAGTCTCTCCGTGCGCCTGCCCAAGGCTGCCGCGCTGCGCTTCGCCCTGTCCGACTGGGCGCACACCGACGGCGTCACCTGGATGTTCATCCTCAAGACGCTGATCACCGCCTTCACCGCGCTGTGGCTGGCCTACCGCCTGGAGCTGCCGCAGCCCAACACCGTGCTGGTAAGCGCCTTCATCGTGCTGCAGCCGCAAAGCGGCCAGGTGCTGGCGAAGAGCTTCTACCGCATCCTCGGCACCCTCGCCGGGCTGACGGTGATGGTCACCTTCATCGCTCTGTTCGCCCAGGAGCGCGTGCTGTTCCTGCTCTGCGTGGCGATCTGGGTCGGCCTGTGCACGGCGGGCGCCGCACGCTACCGGGATTTTCGCGCCTATGCCTGCCTCCTCGCCGGCTACACGGCAGTGATGATCGGCATCCCCGCCACCCTGCACCCCGAGGGCGCCTTCATGCAGGCGCTGTGGCGGGTGCTGGAGATCACCCTGGGGATTCTCTGCACCGGCGTGGTCAGCGCCATCGTCCTGCCGCAGACCAGCACCGCCGCCCTGCGCAACGCGCTGAACACCCGCTTCGGCGACTTCGCCGGGCTCGCCAGCGCCGGCCTCAATGGCACGCTGGAGCGCGAACGCTTCGAGCAGGCCAGCGCACGCATTGCCGCGGAAGTGGTGGGCCTGGAAAGCCTGCGCAACGTCACCGCCTTCGAGGACCCGCACATGCGCCTGCGCAGCGGCCGCCTGGCGCGGCTTAACAGCGAGTTCATGCAGTTGACCACGCGCTTCCATGCCCTGCAGCGCCTGCTCGACCGCCTGCGCGAGCGCCAGGCCAGCAACGTGCTGGAAGTGCTGATGCCGTGCCTGATCGACGTCAGCGATCTGCTCGCCAGTTGGCACGGCCGGCCGCTCAGCGAAGCGGACGCCGAGCGCCTGAACGTGCAGCTGGAACTGTGCAAACACCATCTGATGCCGCGTATCCGCGAGGCCCGCACCACGCTCGGCCACACCTGCCCGCGGGAAGCCGACCAGCTGGATTTCGAGACCGCCGCCGAGCTGCTCTACCGCTTCGCCGACGACATGCACAACTATGCCCAGACCCACGCCTCGCTGGCCGCCCACAAGCACGAGCGCGAGCAGTGGAAGGAGCGCTTCACGCCCAAGGCCAACGCCCTTGCCGCTGCCGTCGCAGGTTTTCGTTGCGCGCTGCTGGTGATCGTCGGCGGCGTGTTCTGGATCGAAACCTCCTGGCTAAGCGGCGCCACCTTCGCGCTCACCTCGGTACTGATCGCCGCCCTCTCCTCCGCCTCGCCCAACCCCAAGCGCCTGTCACTGCAACTGACCCTCGGCACCCTGCTGGGCGCGACGCTCGGCTTCATCATCACCTTCCGCGTGCTGCCGCACATCGACGGGTTCCCGCTGCTGTGCTTCGTGCTCGCACCGGTGTTCGCCCTCGGCGCCTTCCTCATCTCCCGGCCGAAGTGGAGCGGCTATGGCGTCGGCCTGCTGGTGTGGTTCTGCATCGCCTCGCTGCCGGCGAACGTCGCCCGCTACGACGCCTACACCTTCATCAACGAATACCTGGCGATGCTGCTGTCGATGGGCATGGCGGTGGTCGCGGCCATCGTCATCCTGCCGCCGAACCGGCCGTGGCTGTGGGAGCGCCTGGAAGCCGAGCTGCGCCTACGCGTGGTGCGGGTGATCAGCGATCCGCTGAAAGGCCTGTCGTCCGGCTTCGAGAGCGGCACCCGCGACCTGCTGAACCAGGCCTACGGGTTATCCACAGGCCGCCCGGATGTGCAGCGCAGGCTGCTGCGCTGGACTTTCCAGGTGCAGGAGATCGGCCTGTCGATCATCGAGTTGCGCCGTGAGCAGGAGGCATTGCCGAAGGAGCCCTGGTACGCCGAGCGCATGCCCTGGCGGCGGGCGATTCGTGCGTTGGGCCGCGCACTGATCCGGCTGTTCATCCAGCCCAGCGAGAGCAATCGCCAGCGGGCACTGGCGGCGGTTGAGCACGCCATCCACGCGACCCGCTCCACCGATGATCGCCGGCCGCCGCACTTCGACTCCTCGCCGCTGCGGCGGGTGTGCAGCTACCTGCACTTCATCCGCACCTCGCTACTCGATCCGCAGTCGCCGTTGCGCGATTGA
- a CDS encoding DUF2790 domain-containing protein: MKAVVILAMLGFSSLALAEQANAGDQAQSAAVEQYTYDMKLDVAHVISTTDVSSQCGIVPARMTYEDSQGQRHTVEYQVWGNGCSGG; this comes from the coding sequence ATGAAAGCTGTAGTCATCCTGGCCATGCTGGGCTTCTCCTCGCTCGCCCTGGCCGAGCAGGCGAATGCCGGCGACCAGGCGCAAAGCGCGGCCGTGGAGCAGTACACCTACGACATGAAACTGGACGTCGCCCATGTGATCTCCACCACCGACGTTTCCAGCCAGTGCGGCATCGTGCCGGCGCGCATGACCTACGAAGATTCCCAGGGTCAGCGCCACACCGTCGAATACCAGGTGTGGGGCAACGGCTGCTCCGGCGGCTGA
- a CDS encoding DEAD/DEAH box helicase, which yields MSRSALFSQFALHERLLKALDSLSFSEPTPVQAAAIPKALEGRDLRVTAQTGSGKTAAFVLPLLHRLLAEEKPKSGARALILLPTRELAQQTLKEVERFAQFTFIKACLITGGEDFKVQGARLRKNPEIIIGTPGRLNEQFNAGNLPLGDVEVLVLDEADRMLDMGFSEDVLKLAAQCPAQRQTLLFSATSGSGLHEMVEKVLREPENLQLNRVSELNEDVSQQVILTDDVAHKEALVHWLIGNETYDKAIIFTNTRVAADRLTGRLIAAGHKVFVLHGEKDQKDRKLAIERLKQGAVKVLVATDVAARGLDVDGLDLVINFDIPRRGDEYVHRIGRTGRAGASGTAISLVGHGDWNLMSSIERYLKLRFELRTIKELKGTYKGPKKVKASGKAAGTKKKKDDVKKTGSKAPAKKKPAAKPKAGPSKVVSQDGMAPLKRKKPAAE from the coding sequence ATATCGAGGTCTGCCTTGTTCTCCCAATTCGCCCTGCACGAACGCCTGCTCAAGGCGCTCGATTCGTTGTCCTTCTCCGAGCCGACCCCGGTCCAGGCAGCAGCCATCCCGAAGGCCCTGGAGGGACGCGACCTGCGGGTGACGGCGCAGACCGGCAGCGGCAAGACCGCCGCCTTCGTACTGCCGCTGCTGCATCGCCTGCTCGCCGAGGAGAAGCCCAAGAGTGGCGCCCGCGCGCTGATCCTGCTGCCGACCCGCGAGCTGGCCCAGCAGACCCTCAAGGAAGTGGAGCGCTTCGCCCAGTTCACCTTCATCAAGGCCTGCCTGATCACCGGCGGCGAAGACTTCAAGGTGCAGGGCGCGCGTCTGCGCAAGAACCCGGAAATCATCATCGGCACGCCCGGCCGCCTGAACGAGCAGTTCAACGCCGGCAACTTGCCGCTGGGTGATGTGGAAGTGCTGGTGCTCGATGAGGCCGACCGCATGCTCGACATGGGCTTCTCCGAAGACGTACTCAAGCTCGCCGCGCAGTGCCCGGCGCAGCGCCAGACCCTGCTGTTCTCCGCCACCAGCGGCAGCGGTCTGCACGAGATGGTCGAGAAGGTCCTGCGCGAGCCGGAAAACCTGCAGCTCAACCGCGTCAGCGAGCTGAACGAGGACGTCAGCCAGCAGGTGATCCTGACCGACGACGTCGCGCACAAGGAAGCCCTGGTGCACTGGCTGATCGGCAACGAGACCTACGACAAGGCGATCATCTTCACCAATACCCGCGTCGCCGCCGACCGCCTGACTGGTCGCCTGATCGCCGCCGGGCACAAGGTCTTCGTGCTGCACGGCGAGAAGGACCAGAAGGACCGCAAGCTGGCCATCGAGCGCCTGAAGCAGGGCGCGGTGAAGGTGCTGGTCGCCACTGACGTGGCCGCCCGTGGCCTGGACGTCGACGGCCTGGACCTGGTGATCAACTTCGACATTCCGCGTCGTGGCGACGAGTACGTGCACCGCATCGGCCGCACCGGCCGTGCCGGCGCCTCGGGCACTGCGATTTCGTTGGTCGGCCATGGCGACTGGAACCTGATGTCGAGCATCGAGCGCTACCTCAAGCTGCGTTTCGAGCTGCGCACCATCAAGGAGCTGAAGGGCACCTACAAGGGGCCGAAGAAGGTCAAGGCCTCTGGCAAGGCCGCCGGCACCAAGAAGAAAAAAGATGATGTGAAGAAGACCGGCAGCAAGGCGCCGGCGAAGAAGAAGCCGGCTGCCAAGCCCAAGGCCGGCCCGTCCAAGGTCGTGAGCCAGGACGGCATGGCGCCGCTCAAGCGCAAGAAGCCGGCGGCGGAGTAA
- a CDS encoding MFS transporter, translating to MTHRPTAAERLERLPLSPYHRLIFVIIALAFFFDSMDLAMMTFLLGSIKAEFGLSSAQAGLLASSSFVGMVVGAALSGLLADRFGRKPVFQWSIVLWGIASYLCSTAGDVQQLTLYRVLLGIGMGMEFPIAQSLLSEMIPAHKRGKYIALMDGFWPLGFIAAGCLSYFVLPVAGWRSLFLLLAFPAIFVLAIRFMIPESPRWLEQAGLLDQAERSLQRIEARVMASLKLSSLPEPRPLARPEPSAPGFFRAFAELWSPAYRRRTLTVWSLWFFALLGFYGLTSWLSALLQQSGFAATQSVYYTVLISLAGIPGFLCAAWLVERWGRKPSCVLMLLGGGAMAYAYGQTAVFGGSLALLIGFGLAMQFFLFGMWAVLYTYTPELYPTSARATGSGFASAVGRIGSLLGPTVSGVILPVAGQGGVFTLGALCFLLAAGVVWAFGIETRGRTLEELAG from the coding sequence ATGACGCACCGCCCGACCGCCGCCGAACGTCTGGAGCGCTTGCCACTGAGCCCCTACCACCGGCTGATCTTCGTGATCATCGCCCTGGCGTTCTTCTTCGACTCCATGGACCTGGCGATGATGACCTTCCTGCTCGGCTCGATCAAAGCCGAGTTCGGCCTCTCCAGCGCCCAGGCCGGACTGCTGGCCAGCTCCAGCTTCGTCGGCATGGTGGTCGGTGCGGCTCTGTCCGGGCTGCTCGCCGACCGCTTCGGGCGCAAGCCGGTGTTCCAGTGGAGCATCGTGCTCTGGGGCATCGCCAGCTACCTCTGCTCCACCGCCGGCGACGTGCAGCAACTGACCCTCTACCGCGTGCTGCTGGGGATCGGCATGGGCATGGAATTCCCCATTGCCCAGTCGCTGCTCTCGGAAATGATCCCGGCGCACAAGCGCGGCAAGTACATCGCGCTGATGGACGGCTTCTGGCCGCTGGGCTTCATCGCCGCCGGCTGCCTGTCCTACTTCGTGCTGCCGGTGGCCGGCTGGCGCAGCCTGTTCCTGCTGCTGGCCTTCCCGGCGATCTTCGTCCTGGCGATCCGCTTCATGATCCCCGAATCGCCACGCTGGCTGGAGCAGGCCGGATTGCTCGATCAGGCCGAGCGCTCCCTGCAACGCATCGAGGCCCGGGTGATGGCCTCGCTCAAGCTGAGCAGCCTGCCGGAGCCACGCCCGCTGGCGCGCCCGGAGCCGAGTGCGCCGGGCTTCTTCCGCGCCTTCGCCGAACTCTGGTCGCCGGCCTACCGGCGCCGCACCCTGACGGTCTGGAGTCTGTGGTTCTTCGCCCTGCTCGGCTTCTACGGCCTCACCTCCTGGCTCAGCGCCCTACTGCAGCAATCGGGCTTCGCCGCAACCCAGTCGGTCTACTACACGGTGCTGATTTCCCTGGCCGGCATTCCCGGCTTCCTTTGCGCGGCCTGGCTGGTCGAGCGCTGGGGCCGCAAACCGAGCTGCGTGCTGATGCTCCTGGGCGGCGGTGCGATGGCCTATGCCTACGGGCAGACGGCGGTATTCGGCGGCAGCCTGGCCCTGCTGATCGGTTTTGGCCTGGCCATGCAGTTCTTCCTGTTCGGCATGTGGGCGGTGCTCTACACCTATACGCCGGAGCTCTACCCAACTTCGGCGCGCGCTACCGGGTCGGGTTTCGCCTCGGCGGTCGGCCGCATCGGCTCGCTGCTCGGCCCCACCGTCAGCGGCGTGATCCTGCCGGTGGCCGGCCAGGGAGGCGTGTTTACCCTCGGTGCGCTGTGCTTCCTGCTCGCCGCCGGAGTGGTCTGGGCCTTCGGCATCGAGACCCGCGGCCGAACCCTGGAAGAGCTTGCTGGATGA
- a CDS encoding phospholipase gives MKRLSTCLPTCLLAGLLALPQSLWAWSNHTLGSYIALQQLPAITQAPEVEVEPLESFISQQRAGLVKLLDEQETYAREHFRQYPPRPDDLRLTEDGRDDLGKAFLMALRLNPEIKLATAVQPPPGGELPGHVALKPADVLVFHNLSGWNQWRFVQLQAGEKIPALDVLASAADEPDFGHDINLFSDNPGEVGQRYGFGPQPFGDPRYEFSSQAPFHMGFYHEDAIIFTGAPYLERNWPEWRAYQFYGLARFAFDKGHPYWGYRFLGWAMHYIQDMTQPYHSTPLPGETTTSMLWTAGKSMAGFDADKQAAIQRVADRHTGVERYQVDWLRETLRQGGQSPLVAAYADVSTDGSYPPYSTEYLREVVASESHAHAAAFDAAIGHWLESEEKPAGDFSAGNSPAPFRHDEALDEQILQLIRHFGAHSRNIAKAALQP, from the coding sequence ATGAAGCGACTCTCCACCTGTCTGCCCACCTGCCTGCTGGCCGGCCTGCTGGCGCTGCCGCAAAGCCTCTGGGCCTGGTCCAATCACACCCTGGGCAGCTACATCGCCCTGCAGCAACTGCCGGCGATCACCCAGGCGCCCGAGGTTGAGGTGGAGCCGCTGGAGAGCTTCATCAGCCAGCAACGGGCCGGCCTGGTGAAGCTGCTGGATGAGCAGGAAACCTATGCCCGCGAACATTTCCGCCAGTACCCGCCGCGCCCGGATGATCTGCGTCTGACCGAGGACGGCCGCGACGACCTGGGCAAAGCCTTCCTCATGGCGCTGCGCCTGAATCCGGAGATCAAGCTGGCCACCGCGGTGCAGCCGCCGCCGGGTGGCGAGCTGCCGGGCCATGTGGCGCTCAAACCGGCCGATGTGCTGGTGTTCCACAATCTGTCCGGCTGGAACCAGTGGCGCTTCGTGCAGTTGCAGGCGGGGGAGAAGATCCCCGCGCTGGACGTGCTGGCCAGCGCCGCCGACGAGCCGGACTTTGGTCACGACATCAACCTGTTCAGCGACAATCCTGGCGAAGTCGGCCAGCGCTACGGCTTCGGCCCGCAGCCGTTCGGCGACCCGCGCTACGAATTCAGCTCCCAGGCGCCGTTCCACATGGGCTTCTACCACGAGGACGCGATCATCTTCACCGGCGCGCCGTACCTGGAGCGCAACTGGCCGGAATGGCGCGCCTACCAGTTCTACGGCCTGGCGCGCTTCGCCTTCGACAAGGGCCATCCGTACTGGGGCTACCGCTTTCTCGGCTGGGCGATGCACTACATCCAGGACATGACCCAGCCGTACCACTCGACGCCGCTGCCGGGTGAAACCACCACCAGCATGCTGTGGACAGCGGGCAAGTCCATGGCCGGCTTCGATGCCGACAAGCAGGCGGCGATCCAGCGCGTGGCGGACCGGCATACGGGTGTTGAGCGTTATCAGGTGGACTGGCTGCGCGAGACGCTGCGCCAGGGCGGGCAGTCGCCGCTCGTGGCGGCCTATGCGGATGTCAGTACCGATGGAAGTTATCCACCGTACTCGACGGAGTATCTGCGCGAGGTGGTGGCGAGCGAGTCCCATGCCCATGCGGCGGCATTCGACGCGGCCATCGGCCATTGGCTGGAGAGTGAAGAGAAGCCGGCGGGGGATTTCAGCGCGGGGAACTCACCGGCGCCGTTCCGGCACGATGAGGCGTTGGATGAGCAGATTCTGCAATTGATCCGGCATTTCGGCGCGCACAGTCGCAACATCGCGAAGGCGGCCCTGCAGCCGTAG
- a CDS encoding MFS transporter: protein MLQSVSPKHDLPLKPDPADSRSGVLAPFSIAAFRIIWICNLFANLGTWAQSVAAAWVVTEAHASPLMVAMIQVASALPLVLLSIMSGVLADNHDRRKIMLVGLSVELSGAALVTLLAFLGYLDPLMLIVSILWLSLGSSITIPAWQAAVNEQVPPRMVGDAVLLNSVNYNVARAVGPAIGGLLLSATGPSWVFLFNCICYAALIWAIWQWRREVPKRTLPPEHIFEGVIAALRFTQYSSVTRLVMMRSFAFGLSASAIWALLPLLAHRNPDGNASVYGYMLGALGLGAIVASTMVSKARLLLGSSRLISFSAATLALVMLTLGWIDNLWVIFPALILGGACWIAAVATYNSAVQILVPDWVKARALALYQTALYGGLAAGSFLWGHFAETLGVQGALIAAGCLLLVSVAVLYNSRLPELDASNIARAPSGMPGQPTFVFNPERGSVLVSIEYRIPAERTRDFVRAAKPLRRLRLRNGAERWALYRDVSNPEIWQELFLVDNWISHLRMLDRLTIEDKTIIDNVTSLHAGDAPPVIRHGVSYESGSYEAPPETLG from the coding sequence ATGCTGCAGTCCGTTTCACCCAAGCACGACCTTCCCCTCAAACCCGATCCAGCCGACTCCCGCAGCGGCGTCCTCGCCCCCTTCAGCATCGCCGCGTTCCGCATCATCTGGATCTGCAACCTGTTCGCCAACCTCGGTACCTGGGCGCAATCGGTAGCGGCCGCCTGGGTGGTCACGGAAGCTCACGCCAGCCCCTTGATGGTGGCGATGATCCAGGTGGCCTCGGCGCTGCCGCTGGTGCTGCTGTCGATCATGTCCGGCGTGCTGGCCGACAACCACGACCGCCGCAAGATCATGCTGGTGGGGCTCTCGGTCGAACTCTCCGGCGCCGCGCTGGTGACGCTGTTGGCGTTCCTCGGCTACCTCGATCCGCTGATGCTGATCGTGTCGATCCTCTGGCTCTCGCTGGGCAGCTCGATCACCATCCCCGCCTGGCAGGCGGCGGTGAACGAGCAGGTACCGCCGCGCATGGTGGGCGATGCGGTACTGCTCAACAGCGTCAACTACAACGTCGCCCGCGCCGTCGGCCCGGCCATTGGCGGCCTGCTGCTGTCGGCCACCGGGCCGTCTTGGGTGTTCCTGTTCAACTGCATCTGCTACGCCGCGCTGATCTGGGCGATCTGGCAATGGCGCCGCGAGGTGCCCAAACGCACCCTGCCGCCGGAGCACATCTTCGAGGGCGTGATTGCCGCGCTGCGCTTCACCCAGTATTCCAGCGTCACCCGCCTGGTGATGATGCGCTCGTTCGCCTTCGGCCTGTCCGCCAGCGCCATCTGGGCACTGCTGCCGCTACTGGCACACCGTAATCCCGACGGCAACGCCTCGGTGTACGGCTACATGCTCGGCGCCCTGGGCCTGGGAGCCATCGTCGCCAGCACCATGGTGAGCAAGGCCCGGCTGCTGCTCGGCAGCAGCCGGCTGATCAGTTTTTCCGCCGCCACGCTGGCACTGGTGATGCTGACCCTGGGCTGGATCGACAACCTCTGGGTGATCTTCCCTGCGCTGATCCTTGGCGGCGCCTGCTGGATCGCCGCCGTGGCGACCTACAACTCCGCGGTGCAGATCCTCGTGCCCGACTGGGTCAAGGCGCGGGCGCTGGCGCTGTACCAGACCGCGCTGTATGGCGGTCTCGCGGCGGGCTCGTTCCTCTGGGGGCATTTCGCCGAGACACTGGGCGTACAAGGGGCGCTGATTGCCGCTGGCTGCCTGCTGCTGGTGTCGGTGGCGGTGCTGTACAACTCGCGCCTGCCGGAGCTGGACGCCAGCAACATCGCTCGCGCGCCGAGCGGAATGCCGGGCCAGCCGACCTTCGTGTTCAACCCCGAGCGGGGTTCGGTGCTGGTCTCCATCGAGTACCGCATCCCGGCCGAGCGCACCCGCGACTTCGTCCGCGCCGCCAAGCCGCTACGCCGCCTGCGTCTGCGCAATGGCGCGGAGCGCTGGGCGCTGTATCGCGATGTGAGCAACCCGGAAATCTGGCAGGAGCTGTTCCTGGTGGACAACTGGATCAGCCACCTGCGAATGCTCGACCGTCTCACCATCGAGGACAAGACCATCATCGACAACGTCACCAGCCTGCACGCGGGCGACGCGCCGCCGGTGATCCGCCACGGGGTGAGCTACGAGTCCGGCAGCTACGAGGCGCCGCCGGAGACGCTGGGCTAG
- the acs gene encoding acetate--CoA ligase, with the protein MTAASVYPVRPEVAATTLTDEATYKKLYQQSVVNPDGFWREQAQRIDWIKPFTKVKQTSFDDHHVDIKWFADGTLNLSYNCLDRHLAERGDQVAIIWEGDDPADHKEITYRELHEQVCKFANALRGQDVHRGDVVTIYMPMIPEAVVAMLACARIGAIHSVVFGGFSPEALAGRIIDCRSKVVITADEGVRGGKKTPLKANVDDALTNPETSSVQKIIVCKRTGSNIKWNQHRDVWFEDLMKVAGTTCAPKEMGAEDPLFILYTSGSTGKPKGVLHTTGGYLVYASLTHERVFDYRPGEVFWCTADIGWVTGHTYVVYGPLANGATTVLFEGVPNYPDITRVAKIVDKHKVNILYTAPTAIRAMMAEGKAAVEGANGSSLRLLGSVGEPINPEAWQWYYETVGQSRCPIVDTWWQTETGACLMTPLPGAHGLKPGSAAKPFFGVVPALVDNLGNILEGATEGNLVILDSWPGQARTLYGDHDRYVDTYFKTFKGMYFTGDGARRDEDGYYWITGRVDDVLNVSGHRMGTAEIESALVAHPKVAEAAVVGVPHDIKGQGIYVYVTLNAGEESSEQLRQELRAWVRKEIGPIATPDVIQWAPGLPKTRSGKIMRRILRKIATAEYDSLGDISTLADPGVVQHLVETHQSMRAA; encoded by the coding sequence ATGACTGCGGCATCCGTGTACCCCGTGCGTCCCGAAGTGGCCGCGACCACTCTGACCGACGAGGCCACCTACAAGAAGCTGTACCAGCAGTCGGTGGTCAACCCCGACGGCTTCTGGCGCGAACAGGCCCAGCGCATCGACTGGATCAAGCCGTTCACCAAGGTCAAGCAAACCTCCTTCGACGACCACCACGTGGACATCAAGTGGTTCGCCGACGGCACCCTGAACCTCTCCTACAACTGCCTCGACCGCCACCTCGCTGAACGCGGCGACCAGGTCGCTATCATCTGGGAAGGCGACGATCCGGCGGATCACAAGGAAATCACCTACCGCGAACTGCACGAGCAGGTCTGCAAGTTCGCCAACGCCCTGCGCGGACAGGACGTGCACCGCGGCGACGTGGTGACCATCTACATGCCAATGATCCCGGAAGCCGTGGTTGCCATGCTGGCCTGCGCCCGTATTGGCGCGATCCACTCCGTGGTGTTCGGCGGCTTCTCTCCCGAAGCCCTGGCCGGCCGCATCATCGACTGCCGCTCCAAGGTGGTGATCACCGCCGACGAAGGCGTACGCGGCGGCAAGAAGACCCCGCTCAAAGCCAACGTCGACGACGCGCTGACCAACCCGGAAACCAGCAGCGTGCAGAAGATCATCGTCTGCAAGCGCACCGGTTCGAACATCAAGTGGAACCAGCACCGCGACGTGTGGTTCGAGGACCTGATGAAGGTCGCCGGCACCACCTGCGCGCCGAAGGAAATGGGGGCCGAGGACCCGCTGTTCATCCTCTACACCTCCGGCTCCACCGGCAAGCCCAAGGGCGTGCTGCACACCACCGGTGGCTACCTGGTCTACGCCTCGCTGACCCACGAGCGCGTGTTCGACTACCGCCCGGGCGAAGTCTTCTGGTGCACCGCCGACATCGGCTGGGTCACCGGTCACACCTACGTCGTCTACGGCCCGCTGGCCAACGGCGCGACGACCGTGCTGTTCGAAGGCGTGCCGAACTACCCGGACATCACCCGTGTCGCCAAGATCGTCGACAAGCACAAGGTCAACATCCTCTACACCGCGCCGACCGCCATCCGCGCCATGATGGCCGAGGGCAAGGCCGCGGTCGAAGGCGCCAATGGCTCCAGCCTGCGCCTGCTGGGTTCGGTGGGCGAGCCGATCAACCCGGAAGCCTGGCAGTGGTACTACGAGACCGTCGGCCAGTCGCGCTGCCCGATCGTCGACACCTGGTGGCAGACCGAAACCGGCGCCTGTCTGATGACCCCGCTGCCGGGCGCCCATGGCCTGAAGCCGGGCTCAGCCGCCAAGCCGTTCTTCGGCGTGGTGCCGGCGCTGGTGGACAACCTGGGCAACATCCTGGAAGGGGCCACCGAGGGCAACCTGGTGATCCTCGACTCCTGGCCGGGCCAGGCGCGCACCCTGTACGGCGACCACGACCGCTACGTGGACACTTACTTCAAGACCTTCAAGGGTATGTACTTCACCGGCGACGGTGCCCGTCGCGATGAGGACGGCTACTACTGGATCACCGGTCGCGTGGATGACGTGCTGAACGTCTCCGGCCACCGCATGGGCACCGCCGAGATCGAGAGCGCCCTGGTTGCCCACCCGAAAGTGGCCGAGGCCGCGGTGGTTGGCGTGCCGCACGACATCAAGGGGCAGGGTATCTACGTCTACGTCACCCTGAATGCCGGTGAGGAGTCCAGCGAGCAGCTGCGCCAGGAACTGCGTGCCTGGGTGCGCAAGGAAATCGGCCCGATCGCCACCCCGGACGTGATCCAGTGGGCGCCCGGCTTGCCGAAGACCCGTTCGGGCAAGATCATGCGCCGTATCCTGCGCAAGATCGCCACCGCCGAGTACGATTCGCTGGGTGACATCTCCACCCTGGCTGATCCGGGTGTGGTGCAGCATCTGGTGGAGACGCACCAGTCCATGCGTGCGGCCTGA
- a CDS encoding LysR family transcriptional regulator, producing the protein MDLLHNMRAFVCVAETGSFTAAAQRMDLTTAYVSRTVAKLEAHLRTRLLHRTTRRIALTEAGQRYLQRCQQILGYIEEAEAEAGDAHARPHGKVKVHAMTGIGQHYLIRAISQYCEIYPEVSFDLTLANRITDILDEGYDISVVIAQELPDSGFVSKRIGKTYSVLCASPEYVARHGMPQKLAELTEHRCLRLVNSVMSLDKWLFDGPDGQELVGVNHSHFQVNTADAMTEAVRAGMGIGALPVYSAVQGLKDGSLVRVLPDYSLFHLNVYALYPSRQYLDAKIRTWVEFLRDCVPGMLEEHERMMVQHGRTALV; encoded by the coding sequence ATGGACCTGCTGCACAACATGCGTGCTTTCGTCTGTGTCGCCGAGACCGGCAGCTTCACCGCCGCCGCCCAGCGCATGGACCTCACCACCGCGTACGTCTCGCGGACGGTGGCCAAACTCGAAGCGCACCTGCGCACCCGCCTGCTGCACCGCACCACCCGCCGCATCGCCCTCACCGAGGCCGGCCAGCGCTACCTGCAGCGCTGCCAGCAGATCCTCGGCTACATCGAGGAGGCCGAGGCCGAAGCCGGCGACGCCCACGCCCGGCCCCACGGCAAGGTGAAGGTGCATGCCATGACCGGCATCGGCCAGCACTACCTGATCCGCGCGATCTCGCAGTACTGCGAGATCTACCCGGAGGTCAGCTTCGACCTGACCCTGGCCAACCGCATCACCGACATCCTCGACGAGGGCTACGACATCTCCGTGGTCATCGCCCAGGAGCTGCCGGACTCGGGTTTCGTCTCCAAGCGCATCGGCAAGACCTACAGCGTGCTCTGCGCATCACCCGAGTACGTCGCGCGCCATGGCATGCCGCAGAAACTTGCGGAGCTGACCGAGCATCGCTGCCTGCGCCTGGTGAACTCGGTGATGTCCCTGGACAAGTGGCTGTTCGACGGCCCGGACGGCCAGGAGCTGGTCGGCGTCAACCACAGCCATTTCCAGGTCAACACCGCCGACGCCATGACCGAGGCGGTACGTGCTGGCATGGGCATCGGCGCGCTGCCGGTGTATTCCGCCGTGCAGGGCCTCAAGGACGGCAGCCTGGTGCGCGTGCTGCCGGACTACAGCCTGTTCCACCTCAACGTCTACGCGCTGTACCCGTCGCGCCAGTACCTCGACGCGAAGATCCGCACCTGGGTGGAGTTCCTCCGCGATTGCGTGCCCGGCATGCTCGAGGAGCACGAAAGGATGATGGTGCAGCACGGGCGTACTGCTTTGGTCTGA